DNA from Eleftheria terrae:
AGTCTGGTCTACGCGGCAGTAAGCGCCGCATGGATTTTCGTCATCGACGGTGCACTACCCGTCCGCTGGGAAGGCTATACGGCCGGCCATTGGCACACCGCGGAGAGCATTGGCTTCCTGTGCATCACGACCTTGTTGCTGTATGCCGTCCTGCGCAGCCTGCAAGGGAGGTTGGACGCGATGTCGCGGGAAGCGGCGGCCTCCGCGGCCGCCGTGCGGCGCAGCGCGCAGGAACTGGAGCGGCTCCTGACGCTGCTGCCCGAAGCGGTGCTGATTACGCATGGGCAGCAAATTGTCTACGCGAACCAGGTGGCGCAGGACCTGCTGGCGCCGGGCGCCGGGGAGCGCCTGCGCGGCTCGCCCCTGCTGGAGCGATTCGCGCCGGAATGTCATGCCCAGGTCGAGGCTCGCATGGCGGCAGTATTGTCCGGCGGCCCGCGTGACCTGCGATTCTTGCGGCGTACGATGCTGCGCCTCGACGGCAGCCGCTTCGAGGCCCAAGTCGGCATCAGCGCCGTTCATCTTGACGACCGACCGGCCGTCCTGCAAATCTTGCGCAACGTGGATGATGCCCTGCTCGCCCAAAGGGAGGCCGAACAAGCCCGCGCCGAACTCGCGGCGCTGTCGAGCAGCTTGATCGAGGTGCAAGAGCGGGAGCGCCGCTCCATTGCCCGCGAGCTGCATGACGAGATCGGGCAAAGCCTGAGCGCGATCCGCGTGCAGTTCGCAAAGCTGCAGCGTCGCCTCGACAGCCCCGAGCTACTGGCGCTCATAGGCAGCGCTGCGACGATGACGGA
Protein-coding regions in this window:
- a CDS encoding sensor histidine kinase; amino-acid sequence: MHAREHPPGFLGHEAAPALQRRVVRRNRRLLSPLCVSLVYAAVSAAWIFVIDGALPVRWEGYTAGHWHTAESIGFLCITTLLLYAVLRSLQGRLDAMSREAAASAAAVRRSAQELERLLTLLPEAVLITHGQQIVYANQVAQDLLAPGAGERLRGSPLLERFAPECHAQVEARMAAVLSGGPRDLRFLRRTMLRLDGSRFEAQVGISAVHLDDRPAVLQILRNVDDALLAQREAEQARAELAALSSSLIEVQERERRSIARELHDEIGQSLSAIRVQFAKLQRRLDSPELLALIGSAATMTESTLGRVRSLSLLLHPPQLETLGLEAALRWHINELRQVHDVKIRFSAPRLEQPVHPDLAIAAYRIVQEALSNALRHAQASRIEVHLRCDAQALTVSIEDDGVGFCRPRDTTRPTLGLIGMVERARLLGGTLCVDSRPGTGTRIAATLPWKTP